The Amblyomma americanum isolate KBUSLIRL-KWMA chromosome 11, ASM5285725v1, whole genome shotgun sequence genome includes the window ACACAACCGTCTACAATAGACCGAAGCTGAATAGATGAAATAACACATGAAtgaatatcatttatgtaaatgagaAACAAAAGAGGCGCAAGCACTGATCGCTGGGGTACACCTGAATGCACATCCAGGTTCGCGAAACGTATTCACTTAATTAAACACATTGTTTTCTGGTCTCTATATAGCAGGAAATCTATGATACAATTTTGCAATCTATTCCAAAAGATAGTAATTTTGTTATAAAGTCATCGTTAGGAACAACATCAAACACTTTAGAGAAATCTTAGAATATAGGATCTATCGGGTTGGCATCACTAATTGTGTTCGCTATGTCATCAGCAATTTCAGCAAGCTGCGTAACTGTTCTGAGCCCTTTTTTGAATTCATGTTGTTTTTCCTAAGTGAGGTATTTATTTTCTAGATATGAGATTATGGCTTTTAAAAATAATGTGTTCGATCACTTTGCAGCTTGTGCTTGTTAACGATATCGAACGATAGTTTTTCAGTTCAGTGCTGGAGGGAGATTTGTGTATGGGAATTATTTTCGCACAGCGCCAGTCATCTGGGATTACGAGTGGTTGTAAGGATCTTGTATAAATTATATGCAGGTTTTTAGACACCCAGTAAGTGTATCGGGCAAAAATGTGCTTGAGATGGAATCAGGACCCGGAGATTATTCTGTTACAAGATTTTGTAAAAGACAAATGCTTGCAGCTTCACTAATGGATAGTTCTGTCATGGGTTCCTTGATTATGTAAGTGGGCAGAGAAGCGTGGGACGCTGTTCGGGTGAAAATTAACAGGAAAAACTTATTGAAAGCATTTGCAATAGCATCAAGTATACTTATTATGTCTCGGAAATCTGTAATGATGGAGCCAGTTGACTGCTCTTCAGATAAGTACCGCCAAAACTTATGAGGGTTGTGGGCCATGTAAGAAGGCAGCGTGAAATCAAAGAAGCGAGTTTTGCATCCTAGACGTTGCTCTGTAAACAGTTAACGAGACTTGCAATGTcgttcttgtttcctttttttcgcagTCGTTTTATGTCTTGGAGATAAGTGGGAAAATAACGTAATGTTGATAGTCATGCCGAATATTTCAGTTGTATTATGCATTCTGATATACGCGAAACATTTACACCGAAACGTTTAACGAAGATTAAAACTCAACAGAGAAGAAATTacatgtttttgttttacttcctgCAGTAGGAAATTAATTTGCGCAGTTGGTTAAGTGCGCTGAAGTGTACATTTATGTAACTGCCTACCTGAGAAggcagaggccagttgtgatGATATATATACAAAATGTTTTCCGGATTGAAAAATTTCTCCAAAGTATACGTGAGAGTGGTGGACATCTCTTGGCTGCTTAAACTTAGCCGCAGCTGCGCGACATTGAAAAGCGGCTCAGATCGAAGCTGCTGCATTTGTGCTCTTTCACTGTTTAGATTTTCAGCGTAATAAAATTTATTGCGGTTGTAAAACAAGGCGTGCGCTCTGACGTCTTTCTAACATCCCCCTGCAACGTTTGCCCTATGAAGAGACGTATTTTATGTAACTTTTATTTTCGAAAGCCAATGCTCACTTATTCAGCTTACCCAAAAATTAAGTACTGACTATATAGCTCTGAAATTCTCGGTTTTACCATACCACCCGTGCTCATAACTGCAACACGAGAAAGGTTATATTCTTGATTTGCTTCAAATTACAAAATTGGAAATGAAATTAGTAAAAGATGAAGAAAACAGGAGGCTCGCTAGTGCATTATTTCCCATTGAGCGATGCAAACAGCGCATAATTCGAGCGATATTTCTGTTTTTCGTGTTGGATTACTTCGGTAGCGAGCATCGATAAAAATATTCTTTCTAATATTACACTAAAATTATGTCAAGAACCTTCAAATGAACTCACTCCTACCTTGTGAGAAGTTGACCATGGGCTGCTGACCACACTACTCCAGTCATGAATGTTTCTTCTCCAACTGCAAGCTGTCTCTGCAGTGCTCTGGCTATCAGATGTGTCATACGCCAGATAACACCCGCATGCGTTCCAGATTGAATTTTCGTAATGCACTCGTACCACACATAGCTAACCGTGCAGTTTCGGCCACAGCGGTTTCGAGATCTGCGAAGCGCTTCTAAATAGGTTACGTTAAAGATCGCTTTCTGAATACCATTCGCAATGAAGATATCGAGGCACGGCTTTATGTTCCCTGCATCGAGCAACGCTGCCAGCTGGTTCTTTTTTCTAAGTAACCCCGTGTACTCGGGAACACTGCGCGAAGCAGTGATCGTAGTTTGGGTGAATTTCAAAAGAAACGAAACGCCGAACATCCACACAATCATGAAGACTCTCATGAATGTAGTCCCAAAACACGGCAATGGAGGAGGACTGCGTCCCAGGTATGTGGTCGCTAAAAAATTTACTGCAGCTGATAAACTTGTAGACTGATCCGGATATAATCGCAGTTGGAGACGCGTTAGTAGAAGAAACACAACAGCAAACGGCGCCAGCAAGGCTGAGAGCTCGAAAAATGAGCGCCAGTTGCTGACAAACGAAGGGCGTGAGGGGCCGCTGCGACTTACAATCATGCTGAGGGAGGTCGGCGGAAACGTAGCATAGGCGTACTGGAAACAGTGCGATGGACAGCTTGGACTACGTCCGCCAAGGACAAAATCGACACGCATGTCCATGAGCAGAGAATCACTGTCCGATTTATTGTTGCATCGCTCAACCAGCGTGTTGTTTAAAGTTTCGTAGGCCTCTTTAGCAGAAAGCACGTTTTGACCTTCAAACTTTCTGCATATCTGGATAGGCTTGTCAAACACTGCGTACGCAAATGTTCTGTGCTTAGGATATCTACCAGTATCCATTCGGTGTTCGGAAAAAGCTGCTTTAGGACTCAAAAATACTTTCCGCATTTCGCATGTCCTGTGCCCTTCAGAAGGCGCATTGATTTAGCCACGAGTTACCGTAATCACCTGACATGAATTGTTTGAAAGCTTCTGATGCACGTCCATGTGATTCTAAACTGAAAAGACCCAGTGAATATTCGAGTGGTACTTTTTGAAAAGCGCAATATCATGGTATATACGACTTggaagtcccctgtgcagaggtATGAACACTAAACCTGGTCTCGAAAACTGAACGGGCTGAGTTACGTATTCTGAAAACTGTTCGTAGCACTTGCCGTCTTCTATGCATATCCACAGCGTGAAAGGAACGGGGATGACTGAACTAAGCTCGCCGATGCGTTGAGTGTCTACACGACTGCACAGTAGAGCCACACGGTATGATGGTGAGCTCATAGTCTTCATAACATCCAGCATCAATGGACCAACCTGTGCCTCTATTCTAACGACTGCGAGGCCGAGGAAAAATCAACCTTGCCATAAACACGCAACACGGACGCCATTCGCTCGGCATTTCTACGGCTGAGGCTCACGACATTCCCAGATGGGCTACAAACGTCGTTCATATCCAGAAGCAAAACACAAAACCCATAAACGCGCAACACGGACGCCATTCGTGCGGCTATGGCTCACGACATGCACAGAAGGAGTACAAACGTCGTTCACATCCGGAAGGAGAACATAGAACCTTTTTCTACACATTTGCTTCGaaatatacataaaaaaataCAGATTGTAAACTGAAACAGCGTAACAGGAAAGGTAAATAAGTACTGAGGACCATCTCAGGGAAATATGCGTGTCACACGTAAGGGTCTGCGGCTTGTGAAAAGGGCTCCCTCCTATGAATGATAAGAACGGACTCTCCTTGGACCTTAACGCATTTTCGTTTTCATTTACAAAACCATTAGCGAGACAAACACGACCGTTTTCGATCCACTACTGGAGGTGTTCACTATCATGTTTCTTCAGACCCGGCAAGC containing:
- the LOC144109680 gene encoding uncharacterized protein LOC144109680, with product MQRNQQNRTSAQEKEFTRTRVDTQRIGELSSVIPVPFTLWICIEDVFDKPIQICRKFEGQNVLSAKEAYETLNNTLVERCNNKSDSDSLLMDMRVDFVLGGRSPSCPSHCFQYAYATFPPTSLSMIVSRSGPSRPSFVSNWRSFFELSALLAPFAVVFLLLTRLQLRLYPDQSTSLSAAVNFLATTYLGRSPPPLPCFGTTFMRVFMIVWMFGVSFLLKFTQTTITASRSVPEYTGLLRKKNQLAALLDAGNIKPCLDIFIANGIQKAIFNAPAPPAGFGLGRAWHHCRQIFKADCSAPDKESGVL